The Cellulophaga sp. L1A9 genome window below encodes:
- the hpf gene encoding ribosome hibernation-promoting factor, HPF/YfiA family, with the protein MNINFEYDGVKASERLEIFAGKKLTKLFDKHDNIIRADVFFKKENTSTPDTGLICNIKLSIPGPVLFAESSNGSFEASIASSVDELDRQLKKRKDKMSRVK; encoded by the coding sequence ATGAATATCAATTTTGAATATGACGGCGTAAAAGCAAGTGAAAGATTAGAAATTTTCGCAGGTAAGAAACTTACAAAGCTTTTTGATAAACATGATAATATTATTCGTGCAGATGTATTTTTCAAAAAAGAAAATACGTCTACTCCAGATACAGGGCTAATTTGTAATATAAAATTAAGTATTCCTGGGCCAGTTTTATTTGCTGAATCTAGTAATGGTAGTTTTGAGGCATCAATAGCTTCATCTGTTGATGAATTAGATCGTCAGCTTAAAAAAAGAAAAGATAAAATGAGTAGAGTTAAATAA